A genomic stretch from Candidatus Omnitrophota bacterium includes:
- a CDS encoding nitrophenyl compound nitroreductase subunit ArsF family protein, with protein MRKICTLLFILSVFLYGSSAFAQGAGDKPAGRVIAYYFHGDFRCPTCHKLEQYSKEAIEDNFKDALSSGELEFKVINVENQGNEHYASEYKLYTKSLILSLVKDGKEIKWKNLDKIWEYAGNKQRFIDYVKSGVAVFLKEAE; from the coding sequence ATGCGCAAGATTTGCACGCTACTTTTTATTTTATCGGTTTTTCTTTACGGTAGTTCTGCTTTTGCGCAGGGTGCCGGCGATAAACCAGCCGGCCGCGTTATCGCGTATTACTTCCATGGGGACTTCCGCTGCCCTACCTGCCATAAGTTGGAACAGTATTCAAAGGAAGCCATAGAGGATAATTTTAAGGATGCTCTTTCCTCCGGGGAGCTGGAGTTTAAGGTTATAAATGTAGAAAACCAAGGCAACGAGCATTACGCGAGCGAATACAAGCTTTACACCAAATCGCTTATTTTATCTCTAGTCAAAGACGGCAAGGAAATTAAATGGAAAAATCTTGATAAGATTTGGGAGTATGCCGGCAATAAGCAGAGATTTATAGATTATGTAAAGAGCGGGGTCGCCGTTTTTTTGAAGGAAGCTGAATGA
- a CDS encoding thioredoxin family protein: protein MKIEILGMGCPKCKKLYENAQTAVKEANAQADVVKVEDIQKITDYGLMSTPAIAIDGQIKAAGRIPAPDEIKKWISVN, encoded by the coding sequence ATGAAAATCGAAATTTTAGGTATGGGTTGCCCAAAATGCAAGAAACTTTATGAGAACGCGCAAACCGCGGTAAAAGAAGCAAATGCGCAGGCAGATGTAGTGAAAGTAGAAGACATACAGAAAATTACGGATTACGGGCTTATGTCAACCCCGGCTATTGCCATAGATGGCCAAATAAAAGCCGCGGGCAGGATTCCCGCTCCGGATGAAATAAAAAAATGGATCTCGGTGAATTAA
- the arsM gene encoding arsenite methyltransferase codes for MERKPRGIKRIVKEGYAKAAKQGTSCCPTGSCCSSSSCCGGVTQTKDISKKVGYSDVELNTVPEGANLGFGCGNPVAVASLRKGDIVLDLGSGAGFDAFLSAQRVGKTGRVIGVDMTPEMIAKAKENAKKGSYANVEFRLGEIEKLPVEDNSIDVIISNCVINLSPDKEMVFREAHRVLKSGGRMMVSDLVLAKDLPKEIKESVEAYVGCLAGAIKKDEYLRFIEQAGFQDIKVVSESSYPVDAMFNNLESAQDAIVSIKISAVKK; via the coding sequence ATGGAAAGAAAGCCAAGGGGCATAAAGCGGATAGTAAAAGAAGGCTATGCTAAAGCAGCCAAACAGGGAACATCTTGCTGCCCGACCGGTTCATGCTGTTCTTCAAGTTCTTGCTGTGGCGGCGTAACGCAGACGAAAGATATCAGTAAGAAAGTGGGGTATAGCGATGTTGAATTGAACACTGTTCCGGAAGGAGCGAATTTAGGATTCGGATGCGGGAATCCGGTTGCCGTGGCTTCATTACGAAAAGGCGATATTGTTTTGGATCTTGGAAGCGGCGCCGGGTTTGACGCGTTTTTGTCGGCTCAGCGTGTCGGCAAAACCGGCAGGGTCATCGGCGTTGACATGACGCCTGAAATGATCGCTAAAGCCAAGGAGAATGCCAAGAAAGGCAGCTATGCCAATGTGGAGTTTCGGCTGGGAGAGATCGAGAAACTGCCGGTAGAGGATAATTCAATAGATGTGATCATATCAAATTGTGTTATTAACCTTTCGCCGGATAAAGAGATGGTATTCAGAGAGGCGCATAGAGTGCTGAAATCGGGCGGCCGGATGATGGTTTCAGATCTGGTGTTGGCAAAGGATTTACCAAAGGAGATTAAAGAGTCCGTTGAGGCGTATGTGGGATGCCTTGCCGGAGCGATTAAGAAGGACGAATATCTGCGTTTTATCGAACAGGCAGGATTTCAAGATATAAAGGTAGTGAGCGAGTCAAGTTATCCGGTTGATGCAATGTTTAATAATCTTGAATCTGCTCAAGACGCGATAGTAAGCATAAAAATCTCGGCAGTGAAAAAATAG
- a CDS encoding permease: MIARFYNAIFEALALTEWYAREHVLLCLVPAFFIAGAISVFISQASVIKYFGAKANKALAYGVASVSGAILAVCSCTVLPLFSGIYKRGAGLGPAIAFLYSGPAINVLAVILTARVLGWQLGLARAVGSVLFSIIIGVIMHFIFLKEERERHESGCLQFEDDKERHPLWQNIIYFFSMVAILVFANWGKPLDGSSGLWADIYIHKWRITGFFFLMLAFTIVRWFKKGEIKEWAAATWNFALQIFPLLLFGVLASGFLLGRPGQEGMIPSRFIAELVGGNSLFANLFSSIVGAFMYFATLTEVPILQGLIGSGMGKGPALALLLAGPSLSLPSMLVIRGIIGTKKTVVYAGLVIVMATLSGMIFGFIVK, encoded by the coding sequence ATGATAGCGCGTTTTTATAACGCGATTTTCGAGGCATTGGCGCTTACGGAATGGTACGCGAGAGAGCATGTGCTTTTATGCCTTGTGCCGGCTTTTTTCATTGCCGGAGCCATTTCCGTTTTTATAAGCCAGGCATCCGTAATAAAGTATTTCGGGGCCAAGGCAAACAAGGCCCTTGCCTACGGGGTTGCTTCTGTTTCAGGCGCTATTTTAGCGGTATGTTCCTGCACTGTCTTGCCTCTGTTCTCAGGGATATATAAGCGCGGCGCGGGGCTTGGCCCGGCCATCGCCTTTCTTTATTCAGGCCCGGCAATAAATGTGTTGGCTGTAATACTCACCGCTCGTGTCCTGGGATGGCAGTTAGGGCTGGCGCGCGCCGTTGGTTCGGTCCTGTTCAGTATTATTATAGGCGTTATTATGCACTTTATCTTTCTTAAGGAAGAGCGCGAGCGCCATGAAAGCGGTTGTCTGCAATTTGAAGACGATAAGGAGAGGCATCCTTTATGGCAAAATATCATATATTTTTTCTCCATGGTAGCCATACTTGTATTTGCCAATTGGGGGAAGCCCTTAGATGGCAGTTCAGGTCTCTGGGCCGATATTTATATCCATAAATGGCGGATCACCGGTTTCTTTTTCCTGATGCTTGCTTTTACCATTGTCAGATGGTTTAAAAAAGGCGAGATCAAAGAGTGGGCAGCGGCTACTTGGAATTTCGCCTTACAAATTTTTCCGCTTCTTCTATTCGGTGTTCTGGCTTCGGGATTTCTGCTGGGCCGGCCGGGTCAAGAGGGGATGATCCCCTCGCGGTTTATAGCGGAGTTGGTGGGCGGCAATTCCCTTTTTGCCAATTTATTCTCTTCAATAGTGGGCGCGTTTATGTATTTTGCCACTTTAACCGAAGTGCCGATTTTACAGGGGCTGATCGGCTCTGGCATGGGCAAGGGGCCTGCGCTCGCGCTTCTTCTTGCAGGCCCTTCCTTGAGTTTACCGAGCATGCTGGTTATCCGGGGGATCATAGGGACGAAAAAGACCGTTGTCTATGCTGGCTTGGTTATTGTTATGGCAACCCTTAGTGGTATGATTTTTGGATTTATCGTTAAATAG
- a CDS encoding DUF1957 domain-containing protein, with amino-acid sequence MEKGYLSFILHAHLPFVRHPEHASFLEESWFYEGITETYIPLIRMLDGLLQDGVDFRFTISLSPTLMSMMEDTLLNERYRHKLESLIDLSYKEIERTKGDSRLNRLARMYNDLFKDSIYIYKDKYHGRLLEAFKKFDSSGKVEIMSCIGTHPFLPSIEMYPQAVRAQVKASVDTYSRIFGHNPRGVWLPECGYYPGLDDILKEFGIKYFILDTHGILFARPRPRFGVYNPYFCKSGVAAFGRDMETSKAVWSAKEGYPGDANYRDFYRDIGYDLDYGYIRPYLNGDGTRMHTGIKYHRITGKTDSKDLYDTGWARETAASHAGNFVFNREKQIEYLHGRLGRKPVIVAPYDAELFGHWWFEGIDWLNFVIRKTCYDQKVFKLITPAEYLKLYDRFQVVTPSFSSWGWKGYSEVWLEGSNDWIYPHIHMMIERMSEMANKFSHASGDLKKALNHLARELLLAGASDWPFMMKTNVFIGYASQRIKDHIESFNSLYDMINGNSIDVEWLNERMEHYNLFPEVDYRVYRTR; translated from the coding sequence ATGGAAAAGGGTTACTTATCATTCATACTGCACGCGCACCTTCCTTTTGTAAGGCATCCGGAGCACGCGTCCTTTCTGGAGGAGAGCTGGTTTTACGAAGGCATCACCGAGACCTACATCCCCCTGATAAGGATGCTGGACGGCCTTCTTCAGGACGGCGTTGACTTCCGGTTCACGATCTCCTTAAGCCCCACGCTTATGTCAATGATGGAAGACACGCTCTTAAACGAGCGCTACAGACATAAGCTTGAGTCGCTGATCGATCTTTCTTACAAGGAAATAGAGCGCACAAAAGGCGACAGCCGGCTTAACCGCCTGGCGAGGATGTATAACGATTTATTTAAAGATTCCATATATATCTACAAGGATAAATACCACGGCCGGCTGCTGGAGGCATTCAAGAAGTTTGACTCAAGCGGTAAAGTGGAGATCATGTCTTGCATCGGCACGCATCCTTTCCTGCCTTCAATAGAGATGTATCCGCAGGCGGTAAGGGCGCAGGTAAAGGCGTCGGTTGATACTTACAGCAGGATCTTTGGCCACAATCCGCGCGGGGTATGGCTGCCCGAATGCGGTTATTACCCCGGACTGGATGATATTCTGAAGGAGTTCGGCATAAAGTATTTTATCCTTGACACACACGGCATATTGTTCGCCAGGCCGCGGCCGCGTTTCGGCGTGTATAATCCCTATTTCTGCAAATCCGGAGTTGCCGCCTTCGGCAGGGACATGGAAACATCCAAGGCGGTCTGGAGCGCGAAAGAGGGATACCCGGGAGATGCTAATTACAGAGATTTTTACAGGGATATCGGCTACGACCTGGACTATGGCTATATCCGGCCCTACCTCAACGGCGACGGCACAAGGATGCATACCGGGATCAAATACCACAGGATCACAGGCAAGACAGATTCCAAAGACCTTTACGATACCGGTTGGGCGAGAGAAACAGCCGCTTCTCACGCCGGTAATTTTGTGTTCAACCGGGAGAAGCAGATCGAATACCTGCACGGCAGGTTAGGCAGGAAACCCGTCATAGTCGCTCCTTATGACGCGGAGCTGTTCGGCCACTGGTGGTTTGAGGGCATTGACTGGCTTAATTTCGTGATACGCAAGACCTGTTATGACCAGAAGGTCTTTAAGCTGATCACGCCCGCGGAATACCTGAAGTTATACGACAGGTTCCAGGTGGTGACGCCGTCTTTCTCCAGCTGGGGCTGGAAGGGTTACAGTGAGGTCTGGCTTGAGGGATCTAATGACTGGATCTATCCCCACATACATATGATGATCGAGCGGATGAGTGAAATGGCGAATAAGTTTTCCCACGCATCCGGCGACCTGAAGAAGGCGCTGAATCACCTGGCGCGCGAGCTGCTTCTTGCCGGCGCCAGCGACTGGCCGTTCATGATGAAGACGAACGTCTTCATCGGCTACGCCTCGCAGCGCATAAAGGACCACATAGAGAGTTTCAATTCGCTCTATGATATGATCAACGGCAACAGCATTGACGTTGAGTGGCTGAATGAGCGGATGGAGCACTACAATCTCTTCCCCGAAGTTGACTACCGCGTCTACCGCACGAGATAA
- a CDS encoding DUF4912 domain-containing protein — protein sequence MAEQNGFNQDQTQVEIAKFKTFRKQKHISRKIDLPWEYGKDRIVAMVRDPWWIFAYWEITPQREKAVREEIEKKGQHFERSVIRVYDITGLDSLDTLARAKYFDITLKNMARNWYVDVGAPERRVLVEIGIVSREGGFYALARSNIVNTPRFGISDMLDEEWMLSEEEYMRLFGASCGIDVVGKSSLELQELFHKRIEEWISSGGVFSLASHMLR from the coding sequence ATGGCTGAGCAAAACGGCTTTAATCAGGATCAGACGCAGGTAGAGATCGCCAAATTCAAGACCTTCCGTAAACAGAAGCATATCTCGCGCAAGATCGATCTTCCCTGGGAATACGGCAAGGACAGGATCGTGGCAATGGTCAGGGACCCCTGGTGGATCTTTGCTTACTGGGAGATAACGCCTCAGAGGGAGAAGGCCGTAAGGGAAGAGATCGAGAAAAAGGGCCAGCATTTTGAGCGGTCTGTTATCCGCGTATACGACATCACTGGCCTGGACAGCCTTGATACCTTAGCCAGGGCGAAATATTTTGATATAACGCTCAAGAATATGGCGCGTAACTGGTACGTGGATGTCGGCGCCCCCGAAAGGCGGGTGTTGGTTGAAATAGGCATTGTCAGCCGGGAAGGGGGTTTTTACGCGCTGGCGCGTTCCAACATCGTAAACACGCCGCGTTTCGGCATATCCGACATGCTTGATGAAGAATGGATGCTCTCCGAAGAAGAATATATGCGGCTTTTCGGCGCCTCCTGCGGCATAGACGTGGTGGGCAAGAGTTCGCTTGAGTTACAAGAGCTTTTTCATAAGCGTATTGAGGAATGGATATCCTCCGGCGGTGTATTCAGCCTGGCAAGCCATATGTTGAGATAG
- a CDS encoding DUF1926 domain-containing protein — protein MAKVYLGMAVHFHQPTGNFKYVIERAYRLCYSPFLNTLSRYPEIKMTFHISGCLLDYFEEEHSEILDLIAGMVSSGQIEMMSGGYYEPILTAIPERDITGQIRMMSDYIKSRFGTDPRGMWIPERVWEPSLAGPIHNSGIRYSILDDNHFLNSGVGKEDTFGFFLTGRAKEAIAVYPSDKQLRYMIPFRLPQEAIDYFRSKAAGREGIIFVYGDDGEKFGEWPGTHKWVFEEFWLENFFKALLQNRDWIETIKLSDHLNNNQPLGALKINPGSYEEMMEWSGGSWLNFLSKYPETNQMHKKMLYVSARINGLEKKCKGDAARQLKEAKKELYKGQCNCGYWHGVFGGLYLYHLRSAVYQHLIAAEKITDGILHPKGAPWLDIKQIDFDSDGKKEVIIEDRDLFVCLDPDEGAVIKELDYKPLSFNLLNTLSRKKEAYHHKILEALHKEGSAKVATIHEDYKTVDAGVTEHLVYDKFPRYSLRNYFVRDGLRLNDFMNSNYEELGDFARGAYTVVKKDRAVILKRGSDVLSSKIDLSKRIEVRSGAEIEVCYTLKKTGDLDVGALFGLELNLTMPYLNADRYQYVSDDNACAGIKASGAAYAPARFGIKDFQEGFSVSLLFSQKPLDVWYFPVETVSQSEKAYELNYQCSCIFPRWKPDFSRGNDWNLRVKWCILK, from the coding sequence ATGGCTAAGGTCTATCTCGGCATGGCTGTCCATTTCCATCAGCCGACAGGTAATTTTAAGTATGTTATCGAGAGGGCATACCGGCTCTGTTACTCGCCTTTTTTAAACACCCTGTCGCGTTATCCGGAGATAAAAATGACTTTCCATATCTCCGGATGCCTCCTGGATTATTTTGAAGAGGAGCACAGCGAGATCCTTGACCTGATAGCGGGCATGGTTTCATCCGGGCAGATAGAGATGATGTCGGGCGGATATTACGAGCCCATACTTACGGCCATACCCGAGAGAGACATCACCGGCCAGATACGGATGATGTCCGATTATATAAAGTCAAGGTTCGGGACGGATCCACGGGGGATGTGGATACCGGAGCGCGTATGGGAGCCGTCGCTCGCCGGCCCTATCCATAATTCCGGCATACGTTATTCTATCCTGGACGACAATCATTTCCTGAATTCAGGCGTGGGCAAGGAAGATACATTCGGGTTCTTTTTGACGGGCAGGGCAAAGGAAGCCATAGCCGTTTATCCCTCCGATAAACAGCTGCGTTATATGATACCTTTCCGGCTTCCGCAGGAGGCGATAGATTACTTCAGGTCTAAAGCCGCGGGCAGAGAAGGGATCATCTTTGTCTACGGAGATGACGGCGAGAAATTCGGCGAATGGCCGGGCACGCATAAATGGGTTTTTGAAGAGTTCTGGCTGGAAAACTTTTTCAAGGCGCTTCTTCAGAACCGTGATTGGATAGAGACGATAAAACTCTCGGATCACCTCAATAACAATCAGCCGTTGGGCGCGCTCAAGATCAACCCTGGTTCATACGAGGAGATGATGGAGTGGTCGGGCGGCTCCTGGCTTAATTTTCTCTCCAAGTATCCCGAGACAAACCAGATGCACAAAAAGATGCTTTATGTAAGCGCCAGGATCAACGGCCTGGAGAAGAAATGCAAAGGCGATGCCGCCAGGCAGTTGAAGGAGGCAAAGAAAGAACTGTATAAGGGCCAGTGCAACTGCGGCTACTGGCACGGCGTGTTCGGCGGGCTTTATCTCTATCATTTAAGGAGCGCCGTATACCAGCATCTTATAGCGGCGGAGAAGATCACCGACGGCATCCTGCACCCGAAAGGCGCGCCCTGGCTTGATATTAAACAGATAGATTTTGATTCAGACGGGAAGAAGGAGGTTATAATAGAAGACAGGGATCTATTTGTCTGCCTTGACCCGGACGAGGGAGCCGTTATCAAGGAGCTGGATTATAAGCCGCTTTCCTTCAATCTGCTCAATACGCTTTCAAGGAAGAAGGAGGCGTATCATCATAAGATATTGGAGGCGCTTCATAAGGAAGGCAGCGCTAAGGTAGCGACGATCCATGAGGACTACAAGACAGTCGACGCGGGCGTCACAGAGCATCTTGTTTACGATAAATTCCCCAGATACTCCCTGAGAAATTATTTTGTCAGGGACGGCCTTCGATTAAACGATTTTATGAATTCTAACTATGAGGAATTAGGGGATTTTGCCCGGGGTGCCTATACTGTCGTAAAGAAGGACAGGGCAGTTATCTTAAAGCGCGGGTCAGATGTGTTGTCTTCAAAGATAGATCTGTCAAAGCGGATAGAGGTCAGATCCGGAGCGGAAATAGAGGTTTGCTATACGCTTAAGAAGACGGGGGATCTTGATGTGGGCGCGCTTTTCGGCCTGGAGCTTAACCTTACCATGCCCTATCTGAACGCGGACAGATATCAGTATGTTTCTGACGATAACGCCTGCGCGGGCATCAAGGCATCAGGCGCGGCCTACGCGCCCGCGAGATTCGGCATTAAGGATTTTCAGGAAGGATTCAGCGTCAGCTTATTGTTTTCCCAGAAACCCTTGGATGTCTGGTATTTTCCTGTTGAGACAGTTTCTCAGTCGGAGAAGGCATACGAGCTGAACTACCAGTGTTCCTGCATATTCCCCAGATGGAAGCCGGACTTCAGCAGGGGTAATGACTGGAATTTAAGGGTTAAATGGTGTATACTTAAATGA
- a CDS encoding DUF2934 domain-containing protein, protein MGNRRMFGRSKTNNRSTNQNELFSKIQQRAYQIYEKRGFTHGNDMKDWLEAERQVKRELSIK, encoded by the coding sequence ATGGGTAACAGAAGAATGTTCGGAAGGAGCAAAACGAACAACCGCAGCACTAACCAGAACGAGTTGTTTTCAAAGATCCAGCAGAGGGCATACCAGATCTATGAGAAAAGGGGCTTTACCCACGGCAACGATATGAAGGACTGGTTAGAAGCCGAGCGTCAGGTCAAAAGAGAGCTTTCCATAAAGTAA
- a CDS encoding 50S ribosomal protein L27: MSIGVGKTKHSQHYTDIKGLKVTSGQLVKTGTILTREGNKWKAGINVSGRNTLYALTSGEVYFKYKKGGHNKCQTFINIKEKKEKKG; this comes from the coding sequence ATGTCAATAGGAGTCGGAAAGACCAAACATTCACAGCATTACACGGATATAAAGGGGCTCAAGGTCACAAGCGGGCAGCTCGTCAAAACAGGGACGATCCTCACCCGCGAAGGGAACAAATGGAAGGCCGGGATCAATGTCAGCGGCAGGAATACGCTTTATGCCTTGACAAGCGGCGAGGTTTATTTTAAATACAAGAAAGGCGGCCATAATAAATGCCAGACCTTTATCAACATAAAGGAGAAGAAGGAAAAAAAGGGCTAA
- a CDS encoding GDSL-type esterase/lipase family protein encodes MAKKHRLLGGAVIGLILVCLLLISVLPEYFRQDYANINSRGKNIICFGDSITFGFGAPAGQSYPDFLSQKIDIPVLNAGVEGDTSTQAMFRIYSDVLSRDPLLVIIEFGGNDFLRSVPPENTVANIENMVKAVNGAGAMVALVELSTRNIMKRHSQEIRQLARKHNCILISAILDKIIADPSLKSDFVHPNAQGYKAIAERVYRGIRPVLNRNIILREQPGLTK; translated from the coding sequence ATGGCAAAAAAACATAGATTGTTGGGCGGGGCAGTGATCGGGCTTATTCTGGTATGTCTGCTTTTGATCTCCGTGCTCCCCGAGTATTTCCGGCAGGACTACGCGAATATTAATTCGCGGGGAAAGAATATCATCTGTTTCGGGGACAGCATAACCTTTGGCTTCGGTGCGCCGGCAGGGCAAAGTTACCCGGATTTCCTCTCCCAGAAAATAGACATACCGGTGCTCAATGCCGGAGTTGAGGGGGATACGTCCACCCAGGCGATGTTCCGGATCTATTCCGATGTGCTCAGCCGCGACCCGCTGCTTGTGATCATAGAATTCGGCGGCAATGATTTCTTAAGAAGCGTGCCGCCCGAAAATACGGTCGCCAATATAGAAAATATGGTAAAGGCGGTAAACGGCGCCGGCGCGATGGTGGCGCTGGTAGAATTGAGCACAAGGAACATTATGAAGAGGCATTCGCAGGAAATAAGGCAGCTTGCCAGGAAGCATAATTGCATACTTATATCCGCTATCTTAGACAAGATAATCGCCGATCCGTCTTTGAAAAGCGATTTTGTCCATCCCAACGCCCAGGGGTATAAGGCGATAGCTGAGCGCGTCTACCGCGGCATAAGGCCGGTGTTGAACAGGAACATAATTTTGAGGGAGCAGCCGGGCTTAACGAAGTAA
- a CDS encoding radical SAM protein, with translation MKILFVMPKVGAWATHGIHRSPNQLYAHWASFARERGYSDVAVIDGRALEIPMDQLIEQVKAKKPDVVVMGEQIHGYGGYGVLRHFKEAAQRIKAALPDVKIILGGLWYSAMPVPTLEENSAVDFVVMGEEESFADLLEAIDKKKDPSGVGGVTSRINGKIVMGPHKALMADLDKLPLPAYDLFPMDKYVGHTHWKPFVDMITSRGCPSACTFCYEWDQFDPRSPSDFLKWRAKSPERVIEELEVLHKEYGVKVVVIQDDNFNVDPARVKRFCELKKKKNIPIKWVSLGRAVDWVNCESILPLMKETGLFMGVFGIEVTTQEELKRIAKGTTIDQIKKTIEILRKNDIAIVADIMMGFDYDTEAIIKQRYEFTDEVDPDVLWVGYVTPAPNSPMWKIALKKNWIDPRKVDFSTWDFLHPVIPTDHLSIEELGRLGSWCMREFFSKPGRINRIMESNFDILAKLCFQDVMAGVGKWEAGATKGEVHI, from the coding sequence ATGAAAATATTATTCGTTATGCCGAAGGTCGGGGCATGGGCAACGCACGGGATCCACAGGTCGCCGAATCAACTCTACGCGCATTGGGCCAGTTTCGCGCGTGAGCGCGGATACAGCGATGTCGCGGTTATTGACGGCAGGGCCCTGGAAATACCCATGGACCAGTTGATCGAACAGGTGAAGGCCAAGAAACCCGATGTTGTGGTCATGGGCGAACAGATACATGGCTATGGCGGCTACGGCGTTTTACGCCACTTCAAAGAAGCAGCCCAAAGAATAAAGGCCGCGCTCCCCGATGTAAAGATAATATTGGGTGGATTATGGTATTCGGCTATGCCTGTTCCCACGCTTGAGGAGAATTCCGCCGTGGATTTTGTGGTTATGGGTGAAGAGGAGTCGTTCGCGGATCTGCTCGAAGCTATAGATAAGAAAAAAGATCCGTCAGGCGTGGGCGGGGTCACCTCGCGTATTAACGGCAAGATCGTAATGGGCCCGCATAAGGCGCTGATGGCTGACCTGGATAAGCTGCCGCTTCCGGCATACGATCTGTTCCCCATGGATAAATACGTGGGCCACACCCACTGGAAGCCGTTTGTCGATATGATCACTTCGCGGGGATGCCCTTCTGCCTGTACTTTCTGCTATGAATGGGACCAGTTCGACCCGCGCTCGCCGTCTGATTTCCTGAAATGGCGCGCCAAGAGCCCGGAGAGGGTCATTGAAGAGCTGGAGGTTTTGCACAAAGAATACGGCGTTAAAGTCGTGGTCATACAGGACGATAATTTTAATGTTGACCCCGCGCGCGTAAAAAGGTTCTGTGAATTAAAGAAGAAAAAGAACATACCGATTAAATGGGTCTCTTTAGGCAGGGCTGTTGATTGGGTGAATTGCGAATCTATCCTTCCTTTGATGAAAGAGACGGGCCTGTTTATGGGCGTATTCGGGATAGAGGTTACCACGCAGGAAGAGCTCAAGAGGATCGCTAAAGGCACGACGATAGATCAGATCAAAAAGACCATTGAGATACTGCGCAAGAACGATATCGCGATCGTCGCCGATATCATGATGGGGTTTGACTATGACACGGAGGCGATAATCAAGCAAAGGTATGAATTTACCGACGAAGTTGACCCGGATGTCTTATGGGTCGGATATGTCACCCCCGCTCCGAATTCTCCGATGTGGAAGATAGCGTTAAAGAAAAACTGGATAGACCCCAGGAAGGTGGACTTCAGCACCTGGGATTTCCTTCATCCGGTCATTCCCACAGACCACCTTTCTATTGAAGAGTTGGGCCGTTTGGGTTCTTGGTGCATGCGCGAGTTCTTCTCCAAACCCGGGCGCATTAACCGTATCATGGAGAGCAATTTTGATATACTCGCCAAGTTGTGTTTCCAGGACGTTATGGCGGGGGTCGGTAAATGGGAGGCAGGGGCGACAAAAGGAGAGGTGCATATTTAG
- a CDS encoding amidohydrolase family protein, translated as MSINDGHSHWLPKEIVENASFFHPAWSDIGTQIKAMGAAGIEKALLTYPTTDAHLHTEGGWQGIAAIFNNGVSDIVKKYPDRFIGSFILPFGEPELMLKECRRAYKELGLKALSLASSYNGAYLDEEIFFGVYEFCRKNRIPIFVHSQIIEPIGSERVNDPLLGPVIEYVFDLTMCAGKLMMSGVFTKFPDLKFVFAHFGGVLPFIKERFDTTYNMLRGINLVKDLGGMPSEILSRIYIDTSGCKSASVLQCALEMSGSARMLFGSDWPANRALQGSIDVVRNSGLQEEEKEKVLSKNFSDILNLK; from the coding sequence ATGAGCATAAACGATGGCCACTCGCACTGGCTGCCGAAAGAGATAGTAGAGAACGCCTCGTTCTTTCATCCTGCCTGGTCAGACATCGGGACGCAGATCAAGGCGATGGGCGCAGCCGGCATAGAAAAGGCGTTGCTTACCTATCCTACCACGGACGCGCACCTGCATACGGAAGGCGGCTGGCAGGGTATAGCCGCTATTTTTAATAACGGCGTATCGGATATAGTAAAGAAATATCCGGACAGGTTTATCGGCTCATTTATCCTGCCTTTCGGCGAGCCGGAGTTGATGCTTAAGGAATGCAGGCGCGCGTATAAGGAACTGGGCCTGAAGGCCCTGTCTCTTGCCTCCAGTTATAACGGCGCTTATCTGGATGAGGAGATATTCTTTGGCGTGTATGAGTTTTGCCGGAAGAACAGGATACCCATCTTTGTGCATTCACAGATCATAGAGCCCATCGGCTCAGAGCGCGTTAACGACCCGCTGCTTGGCCCTGTTATTGAATATGTTTTTGACCTGACAATGTGCGCGGGTAAACTTATGATGTCCGGGGTATTTACAAAATTCCCCGACTTGAAATTCGTATTTGCCCATTTTGGCGGGGTGCTGCCGTTTATCAAGGAGAGGTTTGATACGACCTACAATATGCTGCGCGGGATTAATCTCGTTAAGGATTTAGGCGGGATGCCTTCTGAGATATTGAGCAGGATTTATATTGATACATCCGGCTGCAAGTCGGCCTCTGTTTTACAATGCGCCTTAGAAATGTCAGGCAGCGCTCGTATGCTTTTCGGCTCTGACTGGCCGGCGAACAGGGCCCTGCAGGGCTCTATTGATGTTGTTCGAAATTCAGGATTACAAGAAGAAGAAAAAGAGAAGGTTTTGTCCAAAAATTTTTCGGATATATTGAACCTTAAATAG